A DNA window from Camelina sativa cultivar DH55 chromosome 13, Cs, whole genome shotgun sequence contains the following coding sequences:
- the LOC104736000 gene encoding polyadenylate-binding protein RBP47B', with the protein MAMMMHPPQPQGYHHPQTLEEVRTLWIGDLQYWVDENYLTSCFSQTGELVSVKVIRNKITGQPEGYGFIEFVSHAAAERTLQTYNGTQMPGTELTFRLNWASFGSGQKVDAGPDHSIFVGDLAPDVTDYLLQETFRVHYSSVRGAKVVTDPSTGRSKGYGFVKFAEESERNRAMAEMNGLYCSTRPMRISAATPKKNVGVQQQYVTKAVYPVPVPSAVAAPVQAYIAQPVQGVPPESDVTCTTISIANLDPNVTEEELKKAFSQLGEIIYVKIPPTKGYGYVQFKTRPSAEEAVQKMQGQVIGQQAVRISWSKNPGQDGWVAQADPNQWSGYYGYGQGYDHAYAYGATHDPSLYAYGGYGYPQYPQQGEGTQEVTNSAGADQELYDPSTTTDKLNAAYLSVHANSILGRTMWQRTSALTSQMGK; encoded by the exons ATGGCGATGATGATGCATCCACCGCAGCCGCAAGGCTATCACCATCCACAGACGCTCGAAGAAGTTCGAACCCTTTGGATTGGTGATTTGCAGTATTGGGTCGACGAGAATTACCTCACTTCCTGCTTCTCCCAAACCGGCGAG CTTGTTTCTGTCAAGGTGATACGTAACAAGATCACAGGGCAGCCAGAAGGGTATGGGTTTATTGAGTTTGTGTCTCATGCAGCAGCAGAGAGAACTCTGCAGACCTACAATGGCACTCAGATGCCTGGAACGGAACTAACTTTCCGTTTGAATTGGGCTTCGTTTGGCTCGGGACAGAAAGTTGATGCTGGACCTGATCATTCTATCTTTGTTGGAGATTTAGCACCAGATGTTACTGATTATCTCCTTCAAGAGACATTCCGTGTTCATTATTCTTCTGTTAGAGGTGCCAAGGTTGTTACTGATCCAAGTACTGGGCGATCAAAAGGTTATGGATTTGTTAAATTTGCAGAGGAAAGTGAACGGAACCGGGCCATGGCTGAAATGAATGGCTTGTATTGCTCAACAAGGCCTATGCGAATTAGTGCAGCAACGCCTAAGAAAAACGTCGGTGTACAGCAACAATATGTCACTAAAG CTGTTTACCCGGTTCCAGTCCCATCTGCAGTTGCTGCACCAGTCCAAGCATACATTGCTCAACCTGTACAAGGGGTTCCACCTGAAAGCGATGTCACATGTACAACG ATTTCAATTGCCAATTTGGACCCAAATGTTACAGAGGAAGAGCTGAAGAAAGCATTCTCGCAATTAGGAGAAATAATTTATGTCAAAATACCTCCAACGAAGGGATATGGTTATGTTCAATTCAAAACCAG GCCTTCAGCCGAAGAAGCCGTTCAAAAAATGCAAGGACAAGTGATTGGTCAACAAGCAGTTCGCATCTCTTGGAGTAAAAATCCAGGACAG GATGGCTGGGTCGCACAAGCAGATCCAAATCAGTGGAGTGGGTATTATGGTTACGGACAAGGCTATGATCATGCATATGCTTATGGGGCAACTCATGACCCATCCTTGTACGCATATGGTGGATATGGCTATCCCCAGTATCCGCAACAG GGAGAGGGTACACAAGAAGTTACAAACTCTGCGGGGGCAGATCAAGAGTTATATGATCCTTCGACCACTACTGACAA GTTAAATGCTGCTTACCTTTCGGTTCACGCAAATAGCATATTAGGACGAACAATGTGGCAGCGTACCTCAGCGCTCACATCACAAATGGGCAAATGA
- the LOC104736003 gene encoding calcium-dependent protein kinase 34, translated as MGNCCSHGRDSGNTNDEPQNGGGGGGTGAAEASVRASRHPPASPPPATKQGPIGPVLGRPMEDVKSSYSLGKELGRGQFGVTHLCTQKATGLQFACKTIAKRKLVNKEDIEDVRREVQIMHHLTGQPNIVELKGAYEDKHSVHLVMELCAGGELFDRIIAKGHYSERAAASLLRTIVQIIHTCHSMGVIHRDLKPENFLLLNKDENSPLKATDFGLSVFYKPGEVFKDIVGSAYYIAPEVLRRKYGPEADIWSIGVMLYILLCGVPPFWAESENGIFNAILSGQVDFSSDPWPAISPQAKDLVRKMLNSDPKQRLTAAQVLNHPWIKEDGEAPDVPLDNAVMSRLKQFKAMNNFKKVALRVIAGCLSEEEIMGLKEMFKGMDTDNSGTITLEELRQGLAKQGTRLSEYEVQQLMEAADADGNGTIDYGEFIAATMHINRLDREEHLYSAFQHFDKDNSGYITMEELEQALREFGMNDGRDIKEIISEVDGDNDGRINYEEFVAMMRKGNPDPNPKKRRELSFK; from the exons ATGGGAAATTGTTGCTCTCATGGACGGGATTCAGGGAATACCAACGATGAACCGCAaaatggaggaggaggcggtggtACTGGTGCCGCGGAGGCCTCTGTGAGAGCTTCGAGACACCCGCCAGCATCTCCTCCTCCTGCAACCAAACAAGGGCCAATAGGACCAGTCTTAGGGCGTCCAATGGAAGATGTAAAGAGCTCATATTCATTGGGTAAGGAGCTAGGTCGCGGACAGTTTGGTGTGACCCATCTCTGCACGCAGAAGGCCACGGGACTTCAATTCGCTTGCAAGACCATTGCGAAAAGGAAGCTGGTGAACAAAGAAGACATTGAGGATGTGAGAAGGGAGGTGCAGATAATGCATCACTTGACCGGTCAGCCAAACATTGTGGAGCTTAAAGGTGCCTATGAGGACAAGCACTCTGTGCATTTGGTTATGGAGCTTTGTGCGGGCGGAGAGTTGTTCGATAGGATCATTGCAAAGGGGCATTACTCGGAGAGAGCCGCTGCGTCATTGCTACGCACGATTGTTCAAATTATCCATACTTGCCATTCCATGGGGGTTATCCACAGGGACTTGAAGCCAGAGAACTTTTTGTTGCTCAACAAGGATGAGAATTCTCCTCTCAAAGCCACCGACTTCGGGCTATCCGTGTTCTACAAGCCAGGAGAGGTGTTCAAAGACATTGTGGGAAGTGCTTATTACATTGCACCAGAAGTGTTAAGGAGGAAGTATGGACCAGAGGCTGATATTTGGAGCATCGGTGTCATGTTGTATATCCTCCTGTGTGGTGTTCCACCTTTCTGGGCTG AGTCGGAGAATGGAATTTTCAATGCCATCTTAAGTGGACAGGTTGATTTTTCAAGCGATCCATGGCCTGCCATTTCACCACAAGCAAAGGACCTTGTTAGGAAGATGCTCAACTCTGATCCCAAACAAAGATTAACCGCTGCTCAAGTTCTCA ACCATCCATGGATCAAGGAGGATGGAGAAGCACCAGATGTTCCTCTTGACAATGCAGTCATGTCTAGGCTCAAGCAATTCAAAGCGATGAACAACTTTAAGAAAGTTGCTTTACGG GTGATAGCTGGGTGCTTATCAGAGGAAGAAATCATGGGGCTAAAGGAGATGTTCAAAGGAATGGACACTGACAACAGTGGAACAATAACTCTTGAGGAGCTAAGACAAGGACTTGCCAAGCAAGGTACAAGGTTATCTGAGTACGAAGTCCAGCAATTAATGGAAGCT GCTGATGCGGACGGTAATGGAACAATAGACTATGGGGAATTTATAGCTGCTACAATGCATATCAACAGACTCGACAGAGAAGAACATCTTTACTCAGCCTTCCAACACTTTGACAAAGACAACAGTGG ATATATCACAATGGAAGAACTGGAGCAAGCCCTCCGAGAGTTTGGCATGAACGATGGCAGAGACATTAAGGAAATCATTTCTGAGGTTGATGGAGACAAT gaTGGGCGGATAAACTACGAGGAATTTGTGGCAATGATGAGAAAAGGGAACCCTGATCCTAACCCTAAGAAGCGGCGTGAACTGTCGTTTAAATGA